Genomic segment of Melospiza georgiana isolate bMelGeo1 chromosome 27, bMelGeo1.pri, whole genome shotgun sequence:
CAGGAGGGAGGAAAACATTTTGTGGAATTTCTATGTATTTATAATGGACTTTGCTTCAACCTGGAGCCCCCCGCTGCTTCCTGCCTCTCCAGGGACTTGTGTCGGGGCTGCTCCGGGTGGGTTTTTACCTGCCTGCTCAAACGACGGTGCCTTAAACCATTTAGGGGAGCGGGGGGGCCGCGGGGGTCGCACGGAGAGAGGGGAGGACGGTGGCTTTGCGGGACCATCTGCAATCGGGGCTTTGTTCTCCCTGTGATCAGGAGCCCCCCTGGGTGCCCGGGCGCCcgccctgctgctctgccctccagcTAGCAAATGCCAGTGGCCTTTTTAGCCTTTAATTTATTCTCCTCCCCGTCCCGCCTTGCCTGAGGTGCAGCGGGAGGAGACACGGGCACCATCCCAGCCCTCGGGGCAGCTCCATCCAAGCCACCCCCGGCCCTGCGGGCACGGGCTGAGCGCTGGCACCAgcaccctgcccagcctggggcatcCCAGCGGGGCTCAGGGGGGCAGGATGGGAACGGGGGGGCTGCccggggcaggagctgggctggggcagcgaTGCTGCTTGGCAGGTGGCTTGTTTACTGTGTAAGCAAGGCGGGTGGGAAGCGTCTCATACAAGGGAGACTCGTGCAGGAATAAATTTGAGCTTGAACAGGGCGTTGGGTGCGTGTGGTTTGTCTCCGGGTGGGCTGGCAGAGGGTGGGGAGCTGCCACCGGTGGAGCCCCACGGAGCAGAACACTCTGGGCTCGCTGCAGCAAGGGAGATGGTGGAAGGAGCCTTTCCAACCCCACGGAGCTTCCCCCAAAAGCCCTGAACAATGGCCCCTTTCTCCCCTGCTTAGGGATGGAGACGGGCATTAAGGGGCAGCAGGAATGCaggtggcagtgcccaggcgCCCAGCGAGGGCAGGGGGGACACGCTCAGCCCGGGGTCCCCAACACGGCCCCTTCAGCGCTGCCCTGAGcgcagaggagctgctgggaagccAAGGTGCCGTGTGGGGACCCCAGCAGCAGGGTCCCCGTGGGGAGCGCTCCCGGCAGGGTGGGTGCGAGCACTCGTTCCCCTTTAAGGCGCTGTTCCTCCGTGCCAGAGCCTGACCTCGGCATCCTCAGCTGAGCTGGATTAACGgggcgagggggaaggggccTGCGGAGGGGACTGGGGCTGCCGCCGCCTCCCGGGGCTCCCCGCACTCCCGGCACGGCGGGCATGGCCCTCGGGTGGGCTCCGGAGCTGGGCTGCCCCGGGTAGatctggcactgccaccccctcGGGTGGGCACCGGCGCTGGGCTGCCACGGCtagagctggcactgccacctcctCACCCCACAGCGTGCAGCAGGGGTCCCCACGCCGCCTCGGGGCCcatggggacagctggggagcagcgggcggtggggctggggggcacagggcactggGCAGGATTTTAGCCAGGCCGCGCCGGGAACCGCCCGCTGCCATGAAAGACTTCACCGAAATCACGCTCTGCCCCGAGGCCCTGGACGGCAGCAAGGTAGGGCTGGGGGTGcgggtgctgctgctgatggtCCCCAGGGTGCCACTGATGGTCCCCAGGGTGCCGCTGATGGTCCCCAGGGTGCCACTGATGGTCCCCGAGTGTCCCCCCGTGGGTCCCCAGGGTGCCAGGGTGCCACCCGCTCTCGTGTCCCACAGACCGAGTTCTGCAACCCCGTTTTTGAGGGCGAGGAGCCCCGGGCGGCACCGAGCGCGGAGCACCCGCCGGACAAGGATGGGAGCGGCCCCGCAGCGCGCCGGGACGGCCTCGGTACCAGCCTGGGGGTTTGTacctggggctctggggctgcttggGGACACATCGGCACCGCGGGGATGTGCCCAGCGAGGGCTGGTACCGGCCTGGGGGTTTGTACACACCCCTGCCCGTGTAGGATCggggtgctggggctgtttggggACACATCGGGGACGTGCCAGtgaggcagccctgcagggaggtggGCAATGGTTTAGCAGCGCTCTGCCCGCTGTCCTCGCCcgcagggcagcagctctgggcacaggtgGGCTGGAGGTACCGCGCCGACTGCAAGTTCACCTGGCTCTGCGTGGCTCTGATGAGCGCCATCCTGCTCTTCCTCATCGCCCTCCTGCTCGGCATCCTCATCCACCGTGAGTCGGGAGGGGGCTGTCAGCGGGGTGGGGGGCACAGAACCGGCCCAGAGGGGGAGAGGGGCACCCAGAGCCCACCCCGGCTCTGCCCGCTGCGGGGAGAGGGTGACCCCATCACAGGAACAAGGGGGATCTCGGTGTCCCTGGGATGTGTCCCATCAGTGTGGGACCCCCGGGAGCCGCACACCCGTGGGTGAGgtgtgagcacagggctgggagggctccccgagccccttccctgccccgcagccctcCCTCCCCGCCGGGGCTGAGcaatccctgctcctccctggcacagagctgacaTCCCCACCTCCAGCCGGAGCCACGGCCCTGCCCGCCCGCGGCGCTGCCACCACCGCCACAGCGCCCATCCGCAGGGACCCCCCGGCCCCCAAAACCGCTGCCACCCCAACCGAGAGCTGGCTGCCCACGGCCCGCACGGCAGCGCCGGGTAAGTGCCCAGCAGGGCGGTGTTTTGGGATGGGggtgccctgctccagctcatgCCCACGCTGTCGCCTCGCTCAGCCTGCGGAGGGACCCTGCGCGGCCCCGAGGGCTCCTTCAGCTCCCCCAACTACCCCAGCCCGTACCCCCCCAACGCCGTCTGCATCTGGCACATCGAGGTGGGCGCCGGCCTCGCCATccagctgaggatggagacgTTCAGCGTGGAGGGCACGGCCTCCTGCCTCTTCGACCGCCTGGAGCTCTACGAAGAGCTGGGCACCGCTGGCACTGCCCccgccccagcccggggcagcCCGACCAGGTGGGGCTCCTCACACCTAGAGCGTGGCACTGTGGAGGGGGCAGAGAGCGGTGCCAGCCCTTGCTGTGCCCCCAGGTTTTGTGGCAACGTGCCCCCCCCGACCTTCAACACCAACTCGAACCGCCTGCGGGTCACCTTCGTGTCCGACAGCAGCGTGGGCGCCCAGGGCTTCAGCGCCCGCTACCGAGCCGTGGCCCCCGCCGAGAGTGAGTGCCCCctcccagggcactgccagggtccctccaggctggcagggaatggggagggTGCCCGGCAGAACCCCCCTCCATCCTGGGCGTCTGTGCTGCGTGCAGAGAGCTGCGCCTGGGACGAGCACCTGTGTGACCGGGGGCTGTGCCTCCAGCTGGGCTTCGTGTGCGACGGCTTCCACGACTGCTCGGACGGGAGCGACGAGGCCAACTGCAGCCTGAAACACAAAGGTGAGAGGGACGGacccctgcctgcagcccccagaCCCCCAACTGCAGCCCCCAGACCCTGCGGCACCGGGAAtggggggcagagggaggtggaggggaggcagagggggtAAATCTCTTTGTGCGTGTGTGTCTCTCCAGAATGTGGGGGGCCGCTGACCGCCTTGGAGGGGCAGCTGTCCACCCCGAACCACCCGCAGCCATACCCGCACCAGCAGGTGAGAGAAGGAAGGGGCGCTGTGGGAGCGCGGCGAGgatgaggctgggcagggaggaaggcagccccggccccggggagAGCCGggggtgcccctgcccagcttcACGGGTGTCGGGGGCTGCCCCCCACCCTGCCCCgcagctgtgcctgtggcagaTCTCGGTGCCCCTGGGCCACGTCATCGAGCTGCGCTTCCACAACTTCAGCCTGGAGTCGCACGAGGACTGCAGCTTCGACTTCGTGGAGGTGCACGACAGCGCGGGcacgggcactgccagcctcaTGGGCAGGTACCCGACAGCCCCAGGcctgctgtgccaccctgctgACACAGGAGCCGTGCCTCacctggggaaactgaggcacggagctGCCAGAAGGCAGGGTTTGGAGGTGCTGGTCAGCCCCCCGAGCCCATCTCTTGTCCCGTGACCTCGGCAGATTCTGTGGCCACCAGGTGCCACCCGCCCTGACCTCCTCGCGGCACGTCATGACCGTGCTCTTCGTGGCAGACGAGGGAGTTGCAGACGAGGGGTTCTTTGCCACCTACCAAGCCCGCAATGCCACAGAGAGTAGGTAGCCAAGCaggggcacagggtgcccaAGGTGGGTGGTGCCACCTCCATCTTTGAGGGgctgcaaggccaggctggataaaAACCTGGGAAAAACAGTTCTTGTTCCACGGCTGGCCCTGCTTGGAGCAAAAGGCCCCCAGGGCCCCTTCTCAGCTGGTTTCTCACCCGGTTTATTCTGTAACCTTTCAGCCCTGGGGATGGGACCTGGAGGGGCTCACCTGCGCAGAGGTGTGATCCGTgaccccagggctgcccccaaaCACCCCAGGGAATTCGGGATCTCCCTAAACTGGATCTGCCGGGTCCCCTGGCCAGTGAGGGTGACGGGGGTGGTCAGCACGGGGCCACGCTGGCTcccagccgtgccctgccctCTCCCCTTGCAGAGACCTGCAGCCCTGCCGAGTTCTCCTGTGGGAACGGCGAGTGCCGGGCGCTGGAGGCCGTGTGTGACGGCTGGCACGACTGCCCCGATGGCACTGACGAGCTGAACTGCACCGGGGTGTCCTACCCGGCCTTCGGTGAGTGCCACCACCCCCGGGTGCCCCTCGCAGCACCCAGCGCCCCCTGAGCCCAGCTGGCACGGCCGGTGGGCAGCCCTGCCGCCGGCACAACCCCTCTCCCTGCGCAGGGTCTGTCTGCGAGCCCGTGGAGGTGGAgatgtgcctggggctgggctaCAACGCCACCTCCTTCCCCAACATCTGGCTGGCCATCCCGGACCAGGCGGGAGCCGCCGAGGTGCTGCAGGACTACCAggtgagctgggcaggggctgtgcccgcaCTGCCACACCCCACAGGTGCGAGGGGCTGCTCTCACCTGCCACAGCGGGCTCAcggcgctgtccccgctgtcccgcAGACGCTGATGGAGCTGGCGTGCTACCAGCACCTCCGCCCGCTCATCTGCAGCCTCTTCGTGCCCAAGTGCACCCCGGACGGGGGCGTGCTGCAGCCGTGCCGCGCCGTGTGCCTGGCGGCCGAGCTGCGCTGCCGGCAGTCCCTCGGCCTCCTCGGCATCCTCTGGCCCATCAACTGCAACATCCTGCCCGACTCCAGCGACCCCGTGGAGTGCTTCCAGCCCTGAGCcggccagagcagagcagcaggggctggagccaccctccccaccccaaatgtccctcctgtgctctTCCTGAGTAAATACCCAGCTGTTGGGTGGCccctcagctgccctggggtcagcccctgtgcccagtgCGTGGTTCGGTGCCTGGATGCCACGGGCTTGCCTGCAGCTCCATTTCCCTAGGGAGCAGGTGATATATCCCCAGGGAAAGGCTTGtgctggaggggcaggagggaaagggTTAATGCTCCCCAAACGGGGCGAGGCTGGGCAGAGgtgagccaggctgcagggacaggagctcagggctgcccgtgtccccagagccagcagaatAAACACTGTGAGCAGGTGACAAAGCCACGGGAGCAGGTGACTCATTTGGGGTCTGTGTGTGAGACACTGAGGAatggctggagggagggagggaagccagggatgggcagggcatctgagcagggacggagtggcacaggggacactgcagggcagagtggcagctggctgtgccctcaCTGGCCTGGGGGCTTGCAGGGTCCCAAGGAGAAGGATGGATCTCAGAGGGGTCCAGTTGGTGGCCCCAGGGTGCAGGGAAGGGATCCTGTGCCACCGAGAGTGgtggccctgctggctgtgctggctgagcCGGCTGAAGGCCACCCTGGTGGCCACGAGCCTGGCAACACCCATGGCCACAAACCAGCGTCCAGCTGGCCAAAAACAACACTCCCTTCACACCttgggagagaggag
This window contains:
- the MFRP gene encoding membrane frizzled-related protein, with the translated sequence MKDFTEITLCPEALDGSKTEFCNPVFEGEEPRAAPSAEHPPDKDGSGPAARRDGLGQQLWAQVGWRYRADCKFTWLCVALMSAILLFLIALLLGILIHQLTSPPPAGATALPARGAATTATAPIRRDPPAPKTAATPTESWLPTARTAAPACGGTLRGPEGSFSSPNYPSPYPPNAVCIWHIEVGAGLAIQLRMETFSVEGTASCLFDRLELYEELGTAGTAPAPARGSPTRFCGNVPPPTFNTNSNRLRVTFVSDSSVGAQGFSARYRAVAPAEKSCAWDEHLCDRGLCLQLGFVCDGFHDCSDGSDEANCSLKHKECGGPLTALEGQLSTPNHPQPYPHQQLCLWQISVPLGHVIELRFHNFSLESHEDCSFDFVEVHDSAGTGTASLMGRFCGHQVPPALTSSRHVMTVLFVADEGVADEGFFATYQARNATEKTCSPAEFSCGNGECRALEAVCDGWHDCPDGTDELNCTGVSYPAFGSVCEPVEVEMCLGLGYNATSFPNIWLAIPDQAGAAEVLQDYQTLMELACYQHLRPLICSLFVPKCTPDGGVLQPCRAVCLAAELRCRQSLGLLGILWPINCNILPDSSDPVECFQP